A window from Culex pipiens pallens isolate TS chromosome 3, TS_CPP_V2, whole genome shotgun sequence encodes these proteins:
- the LOC120413203 gene encoding protein MIX23 has product MSYKYECGDFSQFQEQLKRMRDLDDKIIYALNTSLPTESFKGQIDSEAKCRDLKGKLDSGYGHRQEVIKNCILVCADNVKQLKEKRDENRDDIAVGKQFKTEQRKLRLFQAELSVEDIIRERTQKTLRERCRLFVNVDSL; this is encoded by the exons ATGAGCTACAAGTACGAATGTGGTGACTTCTCACAGTTCCAG GAGCAACTAAAGCGGATGCGCGATCTCGACGATAAGATCATCTACGCCCTGAACACCTCACTGCCTACGGAGTCCTTCAAGGGCCAGATCGACTCCGAGGCCAAATGTCGGGATCTGAAGGGGAAGCTCGATTCTGGCTATGGCCACCGTCAGGAGGTAATCAAAAATTGTATCCTGGTTTGCGCCGATAACGTGAAACAGCTCAAGGAAAAGCGTGACGAGAATCGGGACGACATCGCGGTGGGAAAACAATTCAAGACTGAGCAGCGAAAG ttGAGACTCTTCCAGGCGGAACTCAGCGTAGAGGATATTATCCGAGAGCGAACGCAGAAAACGTTACGCGAACGTTGCCGTCTATTTGTTAACGTTGATTCGTTATAG